One genomic segment of Catalinimonas alkaloidigena includes these proteins:
- a CDS encoding M20/M25/M40 family metallo-hydrolase, producing the protein MMRKNYTYIFLIAFLLCNASLEAQKLQQKQIQALTKKHLNDGILELKEILSIPNNASYPAHVQANVKWCEQAFGKRDFQTRLLETDGPPLLLASQFISQKLPTVLIYLQIDGQPVDSSRWFQPSPYEPVLKTADASGGWKIIDWSSLENDYKPDWRIFARSASDAKGPVIMFLKAMDILAEQNVKPSFNLKVIMDFEEELGSPHLPGAVKTYAEELMADHMIVLDGPRHPSNEPTLTFGARGIQTVTLKIFGPKNPQHSGHYGNYVPNPAFRMAHLLASMKDEYGRVTIPGYYKGISLDEKTIALLKTVPDDEAAIKKMIGISGQDSVADFLQASRQYPSLNIRGLQSGWVEEEVRTIVPDFAIAEIDIRLVKESDPEYLLNLLRAHIAAQGYHFVVGEPADAERQDYDKLISMEHEYSYGAFRTEINSLTGNWLSAALERAFGSTPIRIRTSGGSIPISPFVITLGVPAVTVPTVNSDNNQHSPNENLRLGNFEEGIRTVTAILTQPIE; encoded by the coding sequence ATGATGAGAAAAAACTATACATATATTTTTTTAATAGCATTTTTGCTATGCAATGCATCCTTAGAAGCACAAAAGCTCCAGCAAAAACAGATTCAGGCGCTTACTAAAAAGCATCTAAACGATGGTATTCTGGAACTCAAAGAAATTCTCTCCATCCCTAATAATGCCAGTTACCCGGCACATGTTCAGGCCAATGTGAAATGGTGCGAGCAGGCTTTTGGCAAACGTGATTTCCAAACCCGGCTTCTGGAAACTGATGGACCTCCCCTACTGCTCGCTTCACAGTTTATCAGCCAGAAGTTGCCAACGGTACTTATCTATTTGCAGATTGACGGTCAGCCGGTAGATTCTTCTCGCTGGTTTCAGCCCAGCCCCTATGAGCCCGTTCTCAAAACGGCTGATGCTTCAGGTGGCTGGAAAATCATAGATTGGAGCAGCTTGGAGAATGATTATAAGCCTGACTGGCGGATATTTGCCCGTTCTGCTTCCGATGCCAAAGGTCCGGTGATCATGTTTCTGAAAGCAATGGATATTTTAGCCGAGCAAAATGTAAAGCCTTCTTTCAACCTCAAGGTAATCATGGATTTTGAGGAAGAACTGGGCTCACCCCACCTGCCCGGAGCTGTCAAAACTTATGCTGAAGAGTTGATGGCTGATCACATGATTGTCCTGGATGGTCCGCGTCATCCTTCCAATGAGCCTACCCTCACTTTCGGAGCAAGAGGTATACAGACCGTTACGCTAAAGATATTTGGACCTAAAAACCCTCAACACAGCGGACACTATGGTAATTATGTACCCAATCCTGCCTTTCGTATGGCTCATTTGTTGGCTTCCATGAAGGATGAATACGGCAGAGTGACTATTCCCGGCTATTACAAAGGCATCAGCCTGGACGAAAAAACCATTGCCCTATTAAAAACTGTACCTGACGATGAAGCCGCTATCAAAAAGATGATTGGCATCTCCGGTCAGGATAGCGTAGCGGATTTTCTACAGGCTTCACGTCAGTATCCTTCGCTCAACATACGTGGCCTGCAATCGGGTTGGGTAGAAGAAGAAGTACGGACTATCGTACCTGACTTTGCCATTGCAGAAATTGATATACGCCTGGTCAAAGAGTCTGATCCCGAGTACCTTTTAAATCTGCTTAGAGCACACATTGCGGCACAGGGCTATCATTTTGTAGTGGGTGAACCTGCTGATGCTGAGCGCCAAGACTATGATAAGCTCATCAGCATGGAGCATGAATATTCTTATGGTGCATTCCGCACTGAGATTAATTCACTCACCGGAAACTGGCTCTCCGCAGCCCTGGAACGGGCCTTCGGCAGTACACCGATTCGCATCCGTACTTCGGGCGGGTCCATACCAATTTCTCCCTTTGTGATTACGCTGGGTGTTCCTGCCGTTACTGTACCTACGGTAAACTCTGACAACAATCAGCACAGCCCCAATGAGAATCTGAGACTAGGTAATTTTGAGGAAGGCATACGTACTGTGACCGCAATTCTTACTCAGCCCATAGAATAA
- a CDS encoding DUF5996 family protein gives MQSSATQLSLPALPLADWKDSKMTLHLILQIIGKVKLQFMPRKNHWWYITEHISAKGFSTRSIPFGQEVFEINLNIKDSRVEIISSWADDIQISLKDGNSVAEFYQLFCMHLREIGVEVDIIPQPFDLPIQESFGKIKQYHHWDLDSITKFWKIMLWVDGVFKEFSGRYYGKTCPVHLYWHHMDLTVTRFSGRKAPPMDAGASVVEKDAYSHEVISFGFWAGDDNTPAPAFYSYTYPSPEGLGLEKLSPATAQWIDANGSPMALLMYDEIRELENPEEALLSFLESAYQAGAKLAHWNVEELSVPGLREM, from the coding sequence ATGCAATCCTCAGCCACACAATTATCGTTACCTGCTTTGCCCCTTGCAGACTGGAAAGACAGTAAAATGACGCTGCATCTGATCTTACAAATCATCGGAAAAGTAAAGCTACAGTTCATGCCCCGCAAGAATCATTGGTGGTACATTACCGAGCATATCAGCGCCAAAGGCTTCAGCACCCGTAGCATTCCTTTTGGACAGGAGGTATTTGAGATCAATCTGAACATCAAAGACAGCAGGGTGGAAATCATCAGTAGCTGGGCGGATGACATACAGATATCTCTGAAAGATGGCAACTCGGTTGCTGAGTTTTATCAGTTGTTCTGCATGCATCTGCGGGAGATAGGTGTGGAAGTAGACATCATTCCTCAACCTTTTGACCTGCCCATACAGGAAAGCTTTGGAAAGATAAAGCAGTATCATCACTGGGATCTGGATTCCATTACAAAGTTCTGGAAGATCATGCTGTGGGTGGATGGCGTGTTCAAGGAGTTTAGCGGAAGGTATTATGGGAAAACCTGTCCGGTACACCTCTACTGGCACCATATGGACCTAACGGTGACCCGTTTTTCGGGAAGAAAAGCCCCTCCTATGGATGCCGGAGCGTCAGTAGTAGAAAAAGATGCCTATTCACACGAGGTAATTAGTTTTGGTTTCTGGGCAGGTGATGATAATACTCCTGCTCCTGCATTTTACTCATATACCTATCCGTCTCCTGAAGGATTGGGCCTGGAAAAACTGAGTCCAGCAACTGCACAATGGATAGATGCCAATGGTTCGCCTATGGCCTTGCTGATGTATGATGAAATTCGTGAGCTGGAGAATCCCGAAGAGGCGCTATTGAGCTTCCTGGAAAGTGCGTATCAGGCAGGGGCGAAGCTGGCCCATTGGAATGTGGAAGAATTGTCTGTACCCGGGCTACGGGAAATGTAA
- a CDS encoding sulfatase-like hydrolase/transferase — protein MQRSLIFLLVVLSLYACQEPQPPNILWINAEDIGPAWGCYGDDYAITPNIDQLAEEGYIFRKAFSNAPICAPARSTLITGIYATSLGTQHLRSEIPVPQNLRVLPELMKDAGYFTTNNAKTDYNFSAEGRWDENGGEAHWRNRGGDQPFFSVFNFGITHEGHANSNRPEDTESLEQKHDPERAQIPPYYPKTDEFKSIWTHQYDLITVFDQEVGKLVQQLKEDGEYENTIIFVFADHGYGLPRYKRWLYNSGLQVPFVLHVPDQYKELVSNLTTQEVDQMVGFVDFAPSVLSLAGAEVPQMMEGKNFLGEEVQPKEYIYGYRDRADDCYDVARSVYDGRYMYIRHFMPHKPYIQNAVIFNRGKRGFEELFRVKEEGELPPEAQDMFTPKPVEELYDLQNDPYELHNLIGEEGHQARAQEMQQNLYDWMVRHHDTGLLNEGEMMMRAQGDGSVYEMARDSSSYATANILQVADLVGKLDDPGELTSYLESEDSGVRYWALVALDAYEGDIASQYNVLSSLSQDESPSVAILASEILIKQIEDEGAYQELARMLQHENEPVVLQAAISVRNLGEKAQPLVDTIQEQVMPEYSGEVWGRYKNWSYPMFIGMALDQTMVNCGIEVSIDN, from the coding sequence ATGCAACGTAGCTTAATATTCTTATTAGTTGTTCTCAGCTTATATGCCTGTCAGGAACCTCAGCCTCCTAATATTCTCTGGATCAATGCCGAAGATATTGGCCCGGCCTGGGGCTGCTATGGCGACGATTATGCTATTACGCCAAACATTGATCAACTGGCAGAAGAAGGCTATATTTTTAGAAAAGCTTTTTCTAACGCGCCAATCTGCGCTCCAGCCAGGTCTACGCTGATTACCGGCATATACGCTACCTCGCTGGGCACGCAGCATCTTCGTTCTGAGATACCTGTGCCTCAAAACCTGCGCGTTCTGCCCGAACTCATGAAGGATGCCGGTTATTTTACCACCAACAATGCCAAGACCGACTATAATTTTAGTGCGGAAGGCCGCTGGGATGAGAACGGAGGAGAAGCGCACTGGCGAAATAGAGGAGGAGATCAACCCTTTTTTAGTGTTTTCAATTTTGGCATTACCCATGAAGGTCATGCCAATAGTAACAGGCCCGAAGATACAGAGTCACTGGAACAAAAGCATGATCCTGAGCGGGCGCAGATTCCTCCCTATTATCCAAAGACAGACGAATTCAAAAGCATATGGACACATCAATATGATCTGATCACGGTCTTTGATCAGGAAGTAGGGAAGCTGGTACAGCAGCTCAAGGAAGATGGAGAGTATGAAAATACCATCATTTTTGTCTTTGCTGATCATGGCTATGGACTGCCCCGTTACAAACGCTGGCTGTATAATTCCGGTTTACAGGTACCATTTGTGCTGCATGTGCCGGATCAGTACAAAGAGCTGGTTTCTAATCTTACGACTCAGGAAGTAGATCAGATGGTAGGTTTTGTGGATTTTGCCCCCAGCGTACTTTCGCTTGCTGGTGCCGAAGTTCCACAAATGATGGAAGGAAAAAACTTTCTGGGAGAAGAAGTACAGCCCAAAGAATATATTTACGGTTATCGCGATCGGGCAGACGATTGCTATGATGTCGCCCGTTCGGTCTACGATGGACGCTATATGTACATACGTCACTTCATGCCGCATAAACCATATATACAGAATGCCGTCATCTTTAACCGGGGAAAGAGAGGCTTTGAGGAGCTGTTCAGGGTGAAGGAAGAGGGCGAACTACCTCCTGAAGCTCAGGATATGTTTACGCCCAAACCGGTAGAAGAACTATATGACCTACAGAATGATCCTTATGAGTTGCATAACCTGATCGGTGAAGAAGGGCATCAGGCCAGGGCACAGGAGATGCAGCAGAATCTATATGACTGGATGGTAAGACATCATGATACCGGTTTGCTGAACGAAGGAGAAATGATGATGCGTGCGCAAGGGGATGGAAGTGTATATGAAATGGCACGTGACAGCAGCAGTTATGCTACCGCTAATATACTGCAGGTTGCTGATCTGGTTGGTAAGCTCGATGATCCCGGGGAGCTGACATCTTATCTGGAATCGGAAGACAGCGGGGTGCGTTACTGGGCGCTGGTAGCCCTGGACGCTTATGAGGGGGATATCGCTTCGCAGTATAATGTGTTGAGTAGCTTATCACAGGATGAATCGCCCAGCGTAGCCATATTGGCTTCAGAAATTCTGATCAAACAGATAGAAGATGAAGGAGCTTATCAGGAATTAGCTCGTATGTTACAACATGAAAACGAGCCGGTGGTGTTACAGGCGGCTATAAGCGTAAGAAATCTGGGGGAGAAAGCGCAACCGCTGGTTGACACAATTCAGGAACAGGTCATGCCTGAATATTCCGGTGAGGTTTGGGGAAGGTATAAGAACTGGTCATATCCTATGTTTATCGGGATGGCACTGGATCAGACGATGGTGAATTGCGGCATAGAAGTGAGCATTGACAACTGA
- a CDS encoding glycoside hydrolase family 140 protein has translation MQQPNLKRITGILSLLLFTNLLFAQPVPGLKVSDNGRYLMYDDDMPFFYMGDTAWELFHRLDRGEADQYLENRAEKGFTVIQAVVLAQLGGLNVPNAYGATPLEDNDPARPNEAYFEHVDYIVNKAAVLDMFIGMLPSWGDKWKADASDESGIFTVENARAYGEFLGERYRDQPIIWILGGDQNIITQEEADIIEAMAQGLREGDGGAHLITYHPRGPGLSSDFFHEAEWLDFNMFQSSHGARDHDNGLFAAHDYQLKPVKPTLDGEPRYENILVGFYNQKDPKNLRFDDYDARQAAYFSLLEGACGHTYGHNSIWQMWEPGRDPVIGANVPWYDAIDHAGSFQMKHVRNLFASRPFTLLIPDTALVLDGPERGGAKIKAMIASDASFALVYSPRGAPFTVDLSQFDSHAVTASWYDPRYGITDIIHTGDNTGMQTFTPPSSGRGQDWILLLDDANKNFPVPGQEDE, from the coding sequence ATGCAACAACCAAACCTTAAGCGTATTACAGGAATACTCTCATTGCTACTTTTCACTAACCTACTCTTTGCGCAGCCTGTGCCCGGCCTTAAAGTTTCTGACAACGGACGCTATCTAATGTATGATGATGACATGCCGTTCTTTTATATGGGAGATACCGCCTGGGAGCTGTTTCATCGCCTGGACAGGGGAGAAGCAGATCAATACCTGGAAAACCGTGCTGAAAAAGGCTTCACCGTAATCCAGGCAGTGGTGCTGGCGCAGCTTGGCGGGCTGAATGTACCCAATGCATATGGAGCAACACCACTGGAAGATAATGATCCTGCCCGGCCCAATGAGGCTTACTTTGAGCATGTGGATTATATCGTGAACAAAGCCGCTGTGCTGGATATGTTTATCGGTATGCTGCCCTCCTGGGGCGATAAGTGGAAGGCCGATGCCTCCGATGAGTCAGGCATTTTTACCGTGGAGAATGCCCGGGCCTACGGTGAGTTTCTGGGAGAGCGCTATCGGGACCAGCCTATCATCTGGATACTGGGCGGCGACCAGAACATTATTACCCAAGAGGAAGCGGATATCATTGAAGCCATGGCCCAGGGGCTGAGAGAAGGTGATGGTGGGGCACATCTCATTACCTATCATCCACGAGGACCGGGCCTGTCTTCCGACTTTTTTCATGAGGCCGAGTGGCTGGATTTCAATATGTTTCAGTCCTCCCACGGTGCCCGCGATCATGATAACGGACTATTCGCTGCCCATGATTATCAGCTAAAGCCTGTCAAGCCTACGCTGGATGGAGAGCCGCGCTATGAAAATATACTGGTGGGCTTTTACAATCAGAAAGACCCTAAAAACCTGCGCTTTGACGACTATGACGCGCGTCAGGCTGCCTACTTTTCTTTGCTGGAAGGAGCCTGCGGACATACCTACGGACATAATAGTATCTGGCAGATGTGGGAGCCGGGACGTGATCCGGTCATTGGCGCTAACGTACCCTGGTACGATGCCATTGACCATGCGGGCAGCTTTCAGATGAAGCATGTGCGCAATTTATTTGCGTCGCGGCCTTTCACTCTCCTGATACCGGATACTGCGCTCGTACTGGATGGCCCTGAAAGAGGTGGCGCAAAGATCAAAGCCATGATTGCCAGTGATGCTTCCTTCGCACTGGTATATTCTCCCCGGGGAGCGCCTTTTACAGTAGATCTTTCTCAGTTTGACTCCCATGCGGTCACTGCTTCCTGGTACGATCCCCGCTACGGTATCACAGATATCATCCATACCGGTGATAATACAGGCATGCAGACTTTCACGCCGCCCAGTTCGGGCCGGGGGCAGGACTGGATACTGCTACTGGATGATGCCAACAAAAATTTTCCGGTGCCAGGTCAGGAGGACGAATAA
- a CDS encoding DUF547 domain-containing protein, with product MTILLMLFTALSWNCFLPETNNNDAINEKIAQKAHASSYLELSKQLVQRAKNQQDASPIIEQLANAPMQELKGELDSDAAKKAFFINVYNGFVQHILIKNPEKFEDRDKFFKSEQITIAGEALSLDDIEHGIIRGSKVKWSLGLIQDPFADDFEKAFRVEETDPRIHFALNCGARSCPYIAIFDVSKMDEQLDAISRQFLNRTTTYKPEESKVYVTSLISWFRGDFDGLDGAKEMLRRYDIIPEDADPDLEFKDYDWTLELGNYTELDVSQS from the coding sequence ATGACAATCTTACTGATGTTGTTTACAGCTTTAAGCTGGAATTGTTTTCTCCCGGAAACAAACAATAATGATGCTATAAATGAAAAAATAGCACAAAAAGCACATGCCTCTAGCTATCTGGAACTCTCCAAACAGCTGGTACAGCGGGCAAAAAATCAACAGGATGCTTCCCCAATTATTGAGCAGCTTGCCAATGCACCCATGCAGGAACTGAAAGGCGAACTGGATAGTGATGCGGCCAAAAAGGCGTTCTTTATCAACGTTTACAATGGCTTTGTACAGCATATCCTGATAAAAAACCCGGAGAAATTTGAGGATAGGGATAAATTTTTCAAAAGCGAACAGATTACTATCGCCGGAGAAGCGCTTAGCCTGGACGATATTGAACACGGCATCATTCGTGGTTCAAAGGTGAAGTGGTCTTTAGGGCTGATTCAGGATCCATTTGCAGATGATTTTGAGAAAGCTTTTAGGGTAGAGGAAACTGATCCCCGCATCCATTTTGCGCTTAATTGTGGGGCCAGGAGTTGCCCCTACATTGCGATTTTTGATGTGTCAAAAATGGATGAGCAGTTAGATGCTATTTCCCGGCAGTTTCTTAATCGTACCACTACCTATAAACCGGAAGAAAGTAAGGTGTATGTTACTTCGCTTATCAGTTGGTTTCGGGGTGACTTTGACGGACTGGATGGAGCCAAAGAGATGCTACGCCGCTACGATATTATTCCCGAAGACGCTGATCCCGACTTAGAGTTCAAAGATTACGACTGGACGCTGGAATTGGGTAACTATACAGAATTGGATGTAAGCCAAAGTTAA
- a CDS encoding TIGR04283 family arsenosugar biosynthesis glycosyltransferase has protein sequence MKVSVIIPTFNEENNIAKLIHFLFLHATDKLEEIIVCDGNSKDATLIKAQKAGASTFLSPRRGRASQMNYAASQANGDVLYFVHADTIPPSTYIKDIQKGLAEGFLLGGYRSKFQSRNPLLKINAYFTRFDSAASHGGDQTLYIYKDFFDALGGYREDYVIMEDFELIKRARKTAVFKKMRKSVQISARKYSNNSYLRVNFANLIVFNMYRLGFSPAVLQNTYHKLIKHPKPKIEQESSSPLQAY, from the coding sequence ATGAAGGTCAGTGTCATCATACCGACATTCAATGAAGAAAATAACATCGCAAAACTCATTCACTTCCTCTTTTTACACGCTACTGATAAGCTGGAAGAAATTATAGTTTGCGATGGTAACAGCAAAGATGCCACGCTCATTAAAGCTCAAAAGGCCGGAGCCAGCACTTTTCTTTCTCCCCGAAGAGGCAGAGCTTCTCAGATGAACTACGCAGCCTCACAGGCAAATGGAGATGTGTTGTATTTTGTGCATGCCGATACCATTCCTCCCAGCACCTATATCAAAGATATACAAAAAGGGCTGGCTGAAGGCTTTCTGCTAGGTGGCTATCGTTCTAAATTTCAGTCCAGAAACCCTTTGCTTAAAATCAACGCCTACTTCACTCGCTTTGATAGTGCAGCTTCGCATGGAGGTGACCAAACTCTTTATATCTACAAAGACTTTTTTGATGCGCTAGGAGGATACAGAGAAGACTATGTTATTATGGAGGATTTTGAGCTGATCAAGCGCGCCCGCAAAACGGCAGTATTCAAAAAGATGCGTAAGAGTGTTCAAATCTCAGCACGCAAGTACAGTAATAACAGTTATCTGAGGGTAAACTTTGCTAATCTCATTGTTTTCAATATGTACCGCCTGGGTTTTTCTCCTGCTGTACTACAAAACACCTATCATAAGCTGATCAAGCATCCCAAGCCAAAAATTGAACAGGAATCTTCTTCTCCACTGCAGGCATATTAG
- a CDS encoding amidohydrolase produces the protein MPKKIYCTILCCLLTFLPSILQAQAEKEKISASIEAQQDAYRDLALDIWNYAEIGYKETKSSQALQQTLESAGFNIERGVAEIPTAFVASYGSGEPVIGILGEYDALPGLSQAAVAERKTLVEGAAGHACGHHLFGVASAAAAIAMKDWLDNNDKSGTVRFYGTPAEEGGSGKVYMVRAGLFDDVDVVLQWHPSSVNDASPGTTLANKSGKFRFYGEASHAAFAPERGRSALDGVEAMNYMVNMMREHTEESSRIHYVITKGGEAPNVVPNFAEVYYYVRHKDVAEVKDMWNRLINAAEGAAQGTDTRVEVEVVGGVYNILPNETLSEVMYENLQFVGGVDYDAKEKAFAEKISATFGNNAVDLSIANEIQPRQMREGKASSDVGDVSWAVPTVGLGTATWVPGTSAHSWQAVAAGGTSIGIKGMIVAAKTIALSGIELIQKPNIIDEARQEFDQRRGEGFQYEALIGEREPPLDYRK, from the coding sequence ATGCCGAAGAAAATTTACTGCACAATACTATGCTGCCTGTTGACCTTTTTACCATCAATTCTACAGGCACAAGCTGAAAAAGAGAAAATCTCCGCTTCTATTGAAGCACAGCAAGACGCCTATCGTGATCTTGCCCTGGACATCTGGAACTACGCTGAAATAGGCTATAAGGAGACCAAAAGCAGCCAGGCTTTGCAGCAAACACTTGAGAGCGCCGGCTTCAACATAGAAAGAGGAGTTGCTGAGATTCCTACTGCTTTTGTTGCCAGCTACGGCAGCGGAGAACCAGTCATCGGCATATTGGGAGAATACGATGCTTTGCCTGGACTATCACAAGCAGCAGTTGCTGAACGTAAAACGCTCGTAGAAGGTGCTGCCGGTCATGCCTGTGGCCATCACCTGTTCGGAGTGGCATCAGCCGCGGCGGCTATTGCCATGAAAGACTGGCTGGACAATAATGATAAGTCTGGCACAGTCCGTTTCTACGGAACTCCCGCCGAAGAAGGAGGCTCAGGAAAAGTGTATATGGTACGTGCCGGTCTTTTTGATGATGTAGATGTGGTGCTGCAATGGCACCCTTCCAGTGTCAATGATGCCAGCCCGGGCACTACCCTGGCCAATAAATCAGGCAAGTTTCGCTTTTATGGGGAAGCTTCACATGCCGCCTTTGCTCCCGAAAGAGGCCGCTCCGCACTGGATGGCGTTGAAGCCATGAACTACATGGTCAATATGATGCGTGAGCATACTGAAGAAAGCTCCCGTATTCATTATGTTATCACTAAGGGTGGCGAAGCGCCAAACGTAGTACCTAATTTTGCCGAGGTATATTATTATGTCCGTCATAAAGATGTGGCGGAAGTAAAAGACATGTGGAATCGCCTAATCAATGCTGCCGAAGGCGCTGCGCAAGGTACAGATACCCGGGTAGAGGTAGAAGTGGTAGGAGGTGTATATAATATCCTGCCCAATGAAACCCTCTCTGAAGTCATGTATGAGAATCTACAATTCGTAGGTGGCGTGGACTATGATGCGAAAGAAAAAGCTTTTGCCGAGAAGATATCTGCGACATTTGGTAATAATGCAGTGGACCTCAGCATTGCCAATGAGATTCAGCCCCGACAGATGCGAGAAGGAAAAGCTTCTTCTGACGTAGGTGATGTAAGCTGGGCAGTACCTACCGTAGGATTGGGAACAGCTACCTGGGTGCCTGGTACTTCAGCGCACTCCTGGCAGGCAGTAGCCGCCGGAGGCACCAGCATCGGCATTAAAGGCATGATAGTCGCTGCTAAAACGATAGCCCTTAGTGGCATTGAGCTGATTCAAAAACCCAACATCATAGATGAAGCGCGACAGGAGTTTGATCAAAGAAGAGGAGAAGGCTTTCAGTATGAAGCCCTGATCGGTGAGCGTGAGCCCCCTTTGGATTACCGAAAATAA
- a CDS encoding VOC family protein — MDIKYVHTNIISQDWRKLAEFYIQVLGCQLLSPERKLSGAWLEKGTGVKGAAFEGVHLRLPGYGESGPTLEIYQYKKMEDKTEPKANRLGYGHLAFLVKDVAAMLNKLISKGGKSLGQTTQHQVEGVGLLTFVYATDPEGNILELQHWS, encoded by the coding sequence ATGGATATCAAGTACGTTCATACCAATATCATTAGCCAGGACTGGCGTAAACTGGCGGAGTTTTATATTCAGGTCCTGGGCTGTCAGTTATTATCTCCGGAAAGAAAGCTATCAGGAGCGTGGCTGGAAAAAGGAACGGGAGTCAAAGGTGCAGCATTTGAAGGTGTACATCTGAGGCTGCCTGGTTATGGAGAATCCGGCCCGACCCTGGAGATTTATCAATACAAGAAGATGGAGGATAAAACTGAGCCGAAAGCGAATCGTCTGGGCTATGGCCATCTTGCTTTCTTGGTAAAAGATGTAGCTGCAATGCTTAATAAGCTTATAAGTAAAGGTGGAAAAAGCTTAGGACAGACCACTCAGCATCAGGTAGAAGGTGTTGGTTTGCTTACTTTTGTGTATGCTACTGATCCGGAAGGAAATATTCTGGAACTACAGCATTGGTCGTAA
- a CDS encoding LemA family protein, with protein sequence MSSSDDALDRYMKKLTELQYARQETLYSDEELKQIAFDSGFTEAEWQEARKRAEKQKQRGKYHIVHANWQDAVEELEAACALTPNDAEAHTMAAEAYINRGGTQQNTEDFRQAEYHLDQALLIDSKYENAFKLKRELNTRRKILTTQTHKSTRNRKLIRWMILGGIALVVIFWYFTSYNSMVNAEEETIEAWAQVENVYQRRADLIPNLISTVEAAADFEREVLTEVTQARSQTLGNPVDPTELNPTALRQFEQNQAALGASLSRLIAVAEDYPQITATENFRDLQVQLEGTENRIAVERRRFNQAVQAYNAKARKFPYNLLGFDTKAYFSANAGAENAPNVTFD encoded by the coding sequence ATGAGTTCCTCTGATGATGCCCTTGATCGTTACATGAAAAAACTGACGGAATTGCAGTATGCCCGACAGGAAACACTTTATTCTGATGAAGAACTCAAGCAAATCGCGTTTGACTCAGGCTTTACTGAAGCTGAATGGCAAGAGGCCCGGAAACGCGCGGAGAAGCAGAAGCAAAGAGGAAAGTACCATATTGTTCATGCCAACTGGCAGGACGCAGTGGAAGAACTGGAGGCAGCCTGTGCCCTAACTCCTAATGATGCCGAAGCGCATACGATGGCTGCTGAAGCTTATATCAATCGTGGGGGCACCCAACAAAATACGGAAGATTTTCGTCAGGCAGAATATCACCTGGATCAGGCGCTACTGATAGACAGCAAATATGAAAATGCATTTAAGTTAAAAAGAGAACTAAATACTCGCCGTAAGATACTTACCACACAAACTCATAAAAGCACAAGAAACCGTAAACTTATTCGCTGGATGATTCTGGGAGGCATAGCATTAGTTGTAATTTTCTGGTATTTCACTTCTTATAACAGCATGGTAAATGCTGAAGAAGAAACCATAGAAGCCTGGGCACAGGTAGAAAATGTATACCAGCGTCGTGCCGACTTAATTCCAAATCTTATATCTACTGTAGAGGCCGCTGCTGACTTTGAAAGAGAAGTGCTCACGGAAGTCACCCAGGCCCGAAGCCAGACTTTAGGAAACCCTGTAGACCCTACTGAACTTAACCCAACTGCGCTGCGTCAGTTTGAACAAAACCAGGCAGCATTAGGAGCATCACTTTCACGGCTGATAGCCGTGGCAGAAGATTATCCTCAAATTACTGCTACTGAGAATTTTCGGGATTTGCAGGTTCAGTTGGAAGGCACAGAAAATCGTATCGCTGTGGAGCGAAGACGGTTTAATCAGGCTGTACAAGCCTACAATGCCAAAGCCCGTAAGTTCCCGTATAACCTCTTAGGATTTGATACTAAAGCCTATTTTTCAGCGAATGCAGGAGCAGAAAACGCACCCAATGTAACATTTGATTGA